Part of the Vibrio sp. SCSIO 43137 genome, CAGGCTAAACAGCTGACAAGTGAACTGGAGGCGGTAAAAGAGCAGTTTGTCGATATAGCATCACCGCCAACCGTGGTTTATGAAGTGACTGAAGCGCCGTTTATGATTGCGGGGAAAAAAAGCATTGTCCGCAGCATAGTCGAACAGGCGGGCGGCGCATTGTTTGCCCCGTCAAACCGCAAAATTGCCAAATTTAACATTGAATCGGTTCTGGTAAATAATCCTGATTACTACATCTACCAGGTTGGCCCGATGAACAAATCCCCCACTCCGCCGCCACAAAGACCTCAATACTCTCTGGTCAATAGTCAGTTTATTAAAGTCGATCAGCTTAGCTTCTCTAGGGCAACAACAGAGTCTTTCTACCACGCCCTTGAACTTAACCGTTTGTTTGCGCAAAGAAGG contains:
- a CDS encoding ABC transporter substrate-binding protein, encoding MMFRLLLILTALAFNPVNYAFAYDRVVLLAPSAGDIFSKLGAQDKVVGVTRNNFDFPDAVKIGSHIKPNVELIKSLNPDLIIISSNRFFTDQMSSLVNADTLIYNPATLDEILLEIDKLGAILNRQSQAKQLTSELEAVKEQFVDIASPPTVVYEVTEAPFMIAGKKSIVRSIVEQAGGALFAPSNRKIAKFNIESVLVNNPDYYIYQVGPMNKSPTPPPQRPQYSLVNSQFIKVDQLSFSRATTESFYHALELNRLFAQRRHADRK